A stretch of the Vidua chalybeata isolate OUT-0048 chromosome 19, bVidCha1 merged haplotype, whole genome shotgun sequence genome encodes the following:
- the RBFOX3 gene encoding RNA binding protein fox-1 homolog 3 isoform X3, with protein sequence MLCSMANSGCLLVSNSGMLPHSLPCPPAFLYLQQGNQDATAPPDAMAQPYPPAQYPPPPQNGIPAEYAPPHPHPTQDYSGQSTVPEHAMTLYTPAQSHPEQPGTDASTQSIAGTQTVPQTDEAAQTDSQQLHSSDNTDKQQPKRLHVSNIPFRFRDPDLRQMFGQFGKILDVEIIFNERGSKGFGFVTFETSTDADRAREKLNGTIVEGRKIEVNNATARVMTNKKVANPYTNGWKLNPVVGAVYGPEFYAVTGFPYPATGTAVAYRGAHLRGRGRAVYNTFRAAPPPPPIPTYGAVVYQDGFYGAEIYGGYAAYRYAQPAAAAAAYSDSYGRVYAAADPYHHTIGPAATYSIGTM encoded by the exons GGTAACCAGGACGCCACGGCCCCGCCGGACGCGATGGCTCAGCCCTACCCCCCAGCCCAGTACCCCCCGCCCCCCCAGAATGGGATCCCCGCAGAGTACGCGCCGCCGCACCCCCACCCCACGCAGGACTACTCGGGGCAGAGCACGGTACCGGAGCACGCCATGACCCTCTAcacaccagcacagagccaccCCGAGCAGCCAGGCACCGACGCCAGCACACAGTCCATAGCAGGGACGCAGACGGTACCG CAGACAGACGAGGCGGCACAGACAGACAGCCAGCAGCTACACTCCTCAGACAACACAGACAAGCAGCAGCCCAAGAGGTTACACGTCTCCAACATTCCCTTTCGATTCCGGGACCCCGACCTGCGGCAAATGTTTGGG CAATTCGGGAAAATTCTGGACGTGGAGATCATTTTCAATGAGCGGGGCTCCAAG GGTTTTGGGTTTGTAACTTTTGAAACTAGCACAGATGCCGACCGGGCACGGGAGAAGCTGAATGGCACCATCGTAGAGGGCCGGAAGATTGAG gtgaacaaCGCCACGGCCCGTGTCATGACCAACAAGAAGGTGGCCAACCCCTACACCAACG gCTGGAAGCTGAACCCCGTGGTGGGAGCAGTCTACGGCCCCGAATTCTACGCAG TAACGGGGTTCCCGTACCCCGCCACGGGAACGGCCGTGGCCTACCGAGGGGCACACCTACGGGGCCGAGGACGCGCCGTGTACAACACCTtccgggccgcgccgccgccgccgcccatCCCCACCTACGGCGC GGTCGTCTACCAGGATGGGTTCTACGGAGCTGAGATCTAC gggGGCTACGCTGCCTACAGGTACGCCCAGCCCGCAGCAGCAGCGGCCGCATACAGCGACAG CTATGGCAGAGTGTACGCAGCGGCAGACCCCTACCACCACACCATCGGCCCCGCCGCCACGTACAGCATTGGCACCATG TGA
- the RBFOX3 gene encoding RNA binding protein fox-1 homolog 3 isoform X1, whose product MLCSMANSGCLLVSNSGMLPHSLPCPPAFLYLQQGNQDATAPPDAMAQPYPPAQYPPPPQNGIPAEYAPPHPHPTQDYSGQSTVPEHAMTLYTPAQSHPEQPGTDASTQSIAGTQTVPQTDEAAQTDSQQLHSSDNTDKQQPKRLHVSNIPFRFRDPDLRQMFGQFGKILDVEIIFNERGSKGFGFVTFETSTDADRAREKLNGTIVEGRKIEVNNATARVMTNKKVANPYTNGWKLNPVVGAVYGPEFYAVTGFPYPATGTAVAYRGAHLRGRGRAVYNTFRAAPPPPPIPTYGAVVYQDGFYGAEIYGGYAAYRYAQPAAAAAAYSDSYGRVYAAADPYHHTIGPAATYSIGTMASLYRGGYSRFTPY is encoded by the exons GGTAACCAGGACGCCACGGCCCCGCCGGACGCGATGGCTCAGCCCTACCCCCCAGCCCAGTACCCCCCGCCCCCCCAGAATGGGATCCCCGCAGAGTACGCGCCGCCGCACCCCCACCCCACGCAGGACTACTCGGGGCAGAGCACGGTACCGGAGCACGCCATGACCCTCTAcacaccagcacagagccaccCCGAGCAGCCAGGCACCGACGCCAGCACACAGTCCATAGCAGGGACGCAGACGGTACCG CAGACAGACGAGGCGGCACAGACAGACAGCCAGCAGCTACACTCCTCAGACAACACAGACAAGCAGCAGCCCAAGAGGTTACACGTCTCCAACATTCCCTTTCGATTCCGGGACCCCGACCTGCGGCAAATGTTTGGG CAATTCGGGAAAATTCTGGACGTGGAGATCATTTTCAATGAGCGGGGCTCCAAG GGTTTTGGGTTTGTAACTTTTGAAACTAGCACAGATGCCGACCGGGCACGGGAGAAGCTGAATGGCACCATCGTAGAGGGCCGGAAGATTGAG gtgaacaaCGCCACGGCCCGTGTCATGACCAACAAGAAGGTGGCCAACCCCTACACCAACG gCTGGAAGCTGAACCCCGTGGTGGGAGCAGTCTACGGCCCCGAATTCTACGCAG TAACGGGGTTCCCGTACCCCGCCACGGGAACGGCCGTGGCCTACCGAGGGGCACACCTACGGGGCCGAGGACGCGCCGTGTACAACACCTtccgggccgcgccgccgccgccgcccatCCCCACCTACGGCGC GGTCGTCTACCAGGATGGGTTCTACGGAGCTGAGATCTAC gggGGCTACGCTGCCTACAGGTACGCCCAGCCCGCAGCAGCAGCGGCCGCATACAGCGACAG CTATGGCAGAGTGTACGCAGCGGCAGACCCCTACCACCACACCATCGGCCCCGCCGCCACGTACAGCATTGGCACCATG GCTAGTCTATACCGAGGAGGGTACAGCCGCTTCACTCCCTACTAG
- the RBFOX3 gene encoding RNA binding protein fox-1 homolog 3 isoform X5, with protein sequence MAQPYPPAQYPPPPQNGIPAEYAPPHPHPTQDYSGQSTVPEHAMTLYTPAQSHPEQPGTDASTQSIAGTQTVPQTDEAAQTDSQQLHSSDNTDKQQPKRLHVSNIPFRFRDPDLRQMFGQFGKILDVEIIFNERGSKGFGFVTFETSTDADRAREKLNGTIVEGRKIEVNNATARVMTNKKVANPYTNGWKLNPVVGAVYGPEFYAVTGFPYPATGTAVAYRGAHLRGRGRAVYNTFRAAPPPPPIPTYGAVVYQDGFYGAEIYGGYAAYRYAQPAAAAAAYSDSYGRVYAAADPYHHTIGPAATYSIGTMASLYRGGYSRFTPY encoded by the exons ATGGCTCAGCCCTACCCCCCAGCCCAGTACCCCCCGCCCCCCCAGAATGGGATCCCCGCAGAGTACGCGCCGCCGCACCCCCACCCCACGCAGGACTACTCGGGGCAGAGCACGGTACCGGAGCACGCCATGACCCTCTAcacaccagcacagagccaccCCGAGCAGCCAGGCACCGACGCCAGCACACAGTCCATAGCAGGGACGCAGACGGTACCG CAGACAGACGAGGCGGCACAGACAGACAGCCAGCAGCTACACTCCTCAGACAACACAGACAAGCAGCAGCCCAAGAGGTTACACGTCTCCAACATTCCCTTTCGATTCCGGGACCCCGACCTGCGGCAAATGTTTGGG CAATTCGGGAAAATTCTGGACGTGGAGATCATTTTCAATGAGCGGGGCTCCAAG GGTTTTGGGTTTGTAACTTTTGAAACTAGCACAGATGCCGACCGGGCACGGGAGAAGCTGAATGGCACCATCGTAGAGGGCCGGAAGATTGAG gtgaacaaCGCCACGGCCCGTGTCATGACCAACAAGAAGGTGGCCAACCCCTACACCAACG gCTGGAAGCTGAACCCCGTGGTGGGAGCAGTCTACGGCCCCGAATTCTACGCAG TAACGGGGTTCCCGTACCCCGCCACGGGAACGGCCGTGGCCTACCGAGGGGCACACCTACGGGGCCGAGGACGCGCCGTGTACAACACCTtccgggccgcgccgccgccgccgcccatCCCCACCTACGGCGC GGTCGTCTACCAGGATGGGTTCTACGGAGCTGAGATCTAC gggGGCTACGCTGCCTACAGGTACGCCCAGCCCGCAGCAGCAGCGGCCGCATACAGCGACAG CTATGGCAGAGTGTACGCAGCGGCAGACCCCTACCACCACACCATCGGCCCCGCCGCCACGTACAGCATTGGCACCATG GCTAGTCTATACCGAGGAGGGTACAGCCGCTTCACTCCCTACTAG
- the RBFOX3 gene encoding RNA binding protein fox-1 homolog 3 isoform X4 — translation MLPHSLPCPPAFLYLQQGNQDATAPPDAMAQPYPPAQYPPPPQNGIPAEYAPPHPHPTQDYSGQSTVPEHAMTLYTPAQSHPEQPGTDASTQSIAGTQTVPQTDEAAQTDSQQLHSSDNTDKQQPKRLHVSNIPFRFRDPDLRQMFGQFGKILDVEIIFNERGSKGFGFVTFETSTDADRAREKLNGTIVEGRKIEVNNATARVMTNKKVANPYTNGWKLNPVVGAVYGPEFYAVTGFPYPATGTAVAYRGAHLRGRGRAVYNTFRAAPPPPPIPTYGAVVYQDGFYGAEIYGGYAAYRYAQPAAAAAAYSDSYGRVYAAADPYHHTIGPAATYSIGTMASLYRGGYSRFTPY, via the exons GGTAACCAGGACGCCACGGCCCCGCCGGACGCGATGGCTCAGCCCTACCCCCCAGCCCAGTACCCCCCGCCCCCCCAGAATGGGATCCCCGCAGAGTACGCGCCGCCGCACCCCCACCCCACGCAGGACTACTCGGGGCAGAGCACGGTACCGGAGCACGCCATGACCCTCTAcacaccagcacagagccaccCCGAGCAGCCAGGCACCGACGCCAGCACACAGTCCATAGCAGGGACGCAGACGGTACCG CAGACAGACGAGGCGGCACAGACAGACAGCCAGCAGCTACACTCCTCAGACAACACAGACAAGCAGCAGCCCAAGAGGTTACACGTCTCCAACATTCCCTTTCGATTCCGGGACCCCGACCTGCGGCAAATGTTTGGG CAATTCGGGAAAATTCTGGACGTGGAGATCATTTTCAATGAGCGGGGCTCCAAG GGTTTTGGGTTTGTAACTTTTGAAACTAGCACAGATGCCGACCGGGCACGGGAGAAGCTGAATGGCACCATCGTAGAGGGCCGGAAGATTGAG gtgaacaaCGCCACGGCCCGTGTCATGACCAACAAGAAGGTGGCCAACCCCTACACCAACG gCTGGAAGCTGAACCCCGTGGTGGGAGCAGTCTACGGCCCCGAATTCTACGCAG TAACGGGGTTCCCGTACCCCGCCACGGGAACGGCCGTGGCCTACCGAGGGGCACACCTACGGGGCCGAGGACGCGCCGTGTACAACACCTtccgggccgcgccgccgccgccgcccatCCCCACCTACGGCGC GGTCGTCTACCAGGATGGGTTCTACGGAGCTGAGATCTAC gggGGCTACGCTGCCTACAGGTACGCCCAGCCCGCAGCAGCAGCGGCCGCATACAGCGACAG CTATGGCAGAGTGTACGCAGCGGCAGACCCCTACCACCACACCATCGGCCCCGCCGCCACGTACAGCATTGGCACCATG GCTAGTCTATACCGAGGAGGGTACAGCCGCTTCACTCCCTACTAG
- the RBFOX3 gene encoding RNA binding protein fox-1 homolog 3 isoform X2, with product MLCSMANSGCLLVSNSGMLPHSLPCPPAFLYLQQGNQDATAPPDAMAQPYPPAQYPPPPQNGIPAEYAPPHPHPTQDYSGQSTVPEHAMTLYTPAQSHPEQPGTDASTQSIAGTQTVPTDEAAQTDSQQLHSSDNTDKQQPKRLHVSNIPFRFRDPDLRQMFGQFGKILDVEIIFNERGSKGFGFVTFETSTDADRAREKLNGTIVEGRKIEVNNATARVMTNKKVANPYTNGWKLNPVVGAVYGPEFYAVTGFPYPATGTAVAYRGAHLRGRGRAVYNTFRAAPPPPPIPTYGAVVYQDGFYGAEIYGGYAAYRYAQPAAAAAAYSDSYGRVYAAADPYHHTIGPAATYSIGTMASLYRGGYSRFTPY from the exons GGTAACCAGGACGCCACGGCCCCGCCGGACGCGATGGCTCAGCCCTACCCCCCAGCCCAGTACCCCCCGCCCCCCCAGAATGGGATCCCCGCAGAGTACGCGCCGCCGCACCCCCACCCCACGCAGGACTACTCGGGGCAGAGCACGGTACCGGAGCACGCCATGACCCTCTAcacaccagcacagagccaccCCGAGCAGCCAGGCACCGACGCCAGCACACAGTCCATAGCAGGGACGCAGACGGTACCG ACAGACGAGGCGGCACAGACAGACAGCCAGCAGCTACACTCCTCAGACAACACAGACAAGCAGCAGCCCAAGAGGTTACACGTCTCCAACATTCCCTTTCGATTCCGGGACCCCGACCTGCGGCAAATGTTTGGG CAATTCGGGAAAATTCTGGACGTGGAGATCATTTTCAATGAGCGGGGCTCCAAG GGTTTTGGGTTTGTAACTTTTGAAACTAGCACAGATGCCGACCGGGCACGGGAGAAGCTGAATGGCACCATCGTAGAGGGCCGGAAGATTGAG gtgaacaaCGCCACGGCCCGTGTCATGACCAACAAGAAGGTGGCCAACCCCTACACCAACG gCTGGAAGCTGAACCCCGTGGTGGGAGCAGTCTACGGCCCCGAATTCTACGCAG TAACGGGGTTCCCGTACCCCGCCACGGGAACGGCCGTGGCCTACCGAGGGGCACACCTACGGGGCCGAGGACGCGCCGTGTACAACACCTtccgggccgcgccgccgccgccgcccatCCCCACCTACGGCGC GGTCGTCTACCAGGATGGGTTCTACGGAGCTGAGATCTAC gggGGCTACGCTGCCTACAGGTACGCCCAGCCCGCAGCAGCAGCGGCCGCATACAGCGACAG CTATGGCAGAGTGTACGCAGCGGCAGACCCCTACCACCACACCATCGGCCCCGCCGCCACGTACAGCATTGGCACCATG GCTAGTCTATACCGAGGAGGGTACAGCCGCTTCACTCCCTACTAG